One stretch of Acanthochromis polyacanthus isolate Apoly-LR-REF ecotype Palm Island chromosome 16, KAUST_Apoly_ChrSc, whole genome shotgun sequence DNA includes these proteins:
- the bmp2b gene encoding bone morphogenetic protein 2b, with protein sequence MVAVVRSLMVLLLAQVLLEGATGLIPEVGRRKYNESGKQTAEQSESFLNEFELRLLNMFGLGRRPTPSKQAVVPQYMVDLYRMHSANGDHSSKRPKSMGKHAERAASKANTIRSFHHEESMEALASLKGKTTQQFYFNLTSIPTEELITSAELRIYRDQVMGAAAHNSSSTNVSAPAGGFHRINIYEIFGVPHTTEPLTRLLDTRLVQDSLSRWESFDVSPAVSQWASGKGHNHGFVVEVLHPGEGETDGEHAKKQSRHVRVSRSLHQDQDSWPQARPLLVTYGHDGRGDSVLHTREKRQAALRKQRRKHQHKASCKRHALYVDFSDVGWNEWIVAPPGYHAFYCHGECPFPLADHLNSTNHAIVQTLVNSVNSNIPRACCVPTDLSPISLLYLDEYEKVILKNYQDMVVEGCGCR encoded by the exons ATGGTCGCCGTGGTCCGCTCTCTCATGGTACTGCTGCTCGCTCAGGTGTTGCTGGAAGGTGCTACGGGACTTATCCCCGAGGTCGGCCGGAGGAAATACAACGAATCCGGGAAGCAAACCGCGGAGCAGTCGGAGAGCTTCCTCAACGAGTTCGAGCTTCGGCTTCTCAATATGTTTGGACTGGGGCGCAGGCCGACCCCGAGCAAGCAAGCCGTGGTGCCGCAGTACATGGTGGACCTTTACCGCATGCATTCAGCCAACGGAGACCACAGCAGTAAACGGCCCAAGAGCATGGGGAAACACGCAGAGAGAGCCGCCAGCAAGGCCAACACGATTAGAAGCTTTCATCATGAAG AGTCCATGGAGGCCCTGGCCAGCCTGAAAGGCAAAACAACCCAGCAGTTCTACTTCAACCTCACCTCTATCCCTACTGAGGAGCTCATCACCTCTGCAGAGCTGCGCATTTACAGGGATCAGGTCATGGGAGCTGCAgcccacaacagcagcagcactaaTGTCAGTGCTCCCGCTGGCGGCTTCCATCGCATCAACATTTATGAGATATTCGGAGTTCCTCACACCACAGAACCTCTGACACGTCTGCTGGACACTCGGCTGGTGCAGGACTCTTTGAGCCGCTGGGAAAGCTTTGACGTCAGTCCCGCTGTATCTCAGTGGGCCTCTGGGAAAGGCCACAATCACGGCTTTGTGGTGGAGGTGCTTCACCCAGGGGAAGGGGAGACGGACGGCGAGCATGCCAAGAAACAAAGCAGGCATGTGAGGGTGAGCCGGTCCCTGCACCAGGACCAGGACTCGTGGCCTCAGGCTCGGCCCCTGCTGGTGACGTACGGCCACGACGGCCGCGGGGACTCGGTGCTCCATACACGGGAAAAAAGGCAGGCGGCGCTCCGCAAACAACGCAGGAAGCACCAGCACAAGGCGAGCTGCAAGAGGCATGCCTTGTATGTGGACTTCAGCGATGTGGGGTGGAATGAGTGGATAGTGGCACCCCCTGGCTACCATGCCTTTTATTGCCATGGGGAATGTCCTTTCCCCCTTGCAGACCACCTCAATTCTACCAATCATGCCATTGTGCAGACGCTTGTCAACtcagtcaactcaaacatcccCAGAGCCTGTTGTGTTCCCACTGACCTCAGCCCCATTTCCCTGCTCTACCTGGATGAATATGagaaagtcattctgaaaaattaCCAGGACATGGTGGTGGAGGGATGCGGCTGCCGGTGA